One Kaistella polysaccharea DNA segment encodes these proteins:
- a CDS encoding malate dehydrogenase has product MKVTVVGAGAVGASCAEYIAMKNFAAEVVLVDIKEGFAEGKAMDLMQTASLNGFDTKITGTTGDYSKTAGSKVAVITSGIPRKPGMTREELIGINAGIVKDVTANLVKHSPDVIIIVVSNPMDTMAYLVHKTSGLPKNQIIGMGGALDSARFKYRLAEALECPISDVDGMVIAAHSDTGMLPLMSKATRNGVPVTEFLSEEKQNHVAEETKVGGATLTKLLGTSAWYAPGAAVSVMVQAILCDHKKMIPCSLMLDGEYGETDICLGVPAIIGANGVEKIVEISLTDPEKEKFATAAKAVRDVNGDLKF; this is encoded by the coding sequence ATGAAAGTTACCGTAGTTGGAGCAGGAGCCGTAGGTGCAAGTTGCGCAGAATACATTGCCATGAAAAATTTCGCAGCAGAAGTTGTTTTGGTTGACATTAAAGAAGGTTTTGCCGAAGGGAAAGCCATGGACTTAATGCAAACCGCTTCTCTGAATGGTTTCGATACCAAAATTACCGGAACAACAGGAGATTACAGCAAAACTGCCGGATCTAAAGTTGCCGTAATTACATCTGGAATTCCAAGAAAACCTGGAATGACGCGCGAAGAACTTATCGGAATCAATGCGGGAATCGTGAAAGACGTGACTGCCAACTTGGTAAAACATTCGCCAGACGTTATCATTATTGTGGTTTCAAACCCGATGGATACCATGGCTTACTTGGTTCACAAAACATCTGGACTTCCAAAAAATCAAATTATCGGTATGGGTGGCGCTTTAGATTCTGCACGTTTCAAATACAGATTGGCAGAAGCTTTAGAATGTCCTATTTCTGATGTTGATGGAATGGTGATCGCGGCTCACAGCGATACAGGAATGCTTCCTTTGATGAGCAAAGCAACCAGAAATGGCGTTCCCGTAACTGAATTCTTAAGCGAAGAAAAACAAAATCACGTTGCCGAAGAAACCAAAGTTGGTGGTGCAACGCTGACCAAATTATTAGGAACTTCAGCTTGGTACGCGCCGGGCGCAGCGGTTTCGGTGATGGTTCAGGCCATTCTTTGCGACCATAAAAAAATGATTCCTTGCTCCCTAATGTTGGATGGTGAATACGGCGAAACTGACATTTGCTTGGGAGTTCCGGCAATTATCGGTGCCAATGGCGTTGAGAAAATTGTGGAGATCAGCCTAACAGATCCTGAAAAAGAAAAATTCGCAACCGCTGCAAAAGCAGTTCGTGATGTAAATGGCGATCTGAAATTCTAA
- the epsC gene encoding serine O-acetyltransferase EpsC, with protein MGFATRLHEGYSNRKYDIDKKKIEHFIERFFRFIFFLEYQRCSEYSDIELRLNNFKSEFNEILFSVTDEKESAETELFFKSFPKIYKSLENDAKAIFDNDPAAKSTEEVMFSYPGFFAIAVYRFAHELYKNKIPLIPRIWTEFAHSKTGIDINPGAQIGEHFFIDHGTGIVIGETTIIGNHVKLYQGVTLGAHSVTKNLANVKRHPTIEDGVVIYANATILGGDTVIGEHSVIGGNVWITESVPPNSVVFHKGQVTVKNKFPANEPIVFSI; from the coding sequence ATGGGTTTTGCTACACGACTTCACGAAGGTTATTCTAATAGGAAATATGATATCGATAAGAAAAAAATCGAGCATTTCATCGAGCGGTTTTTTCGTTTTATCTTTTTTCTGGAATACCAAAGATGTTCGGAATACAGTGATATCGAGCTGCGTTTGAATAATTTCAAAAGTGAATTCAATGAAATCCTGTTTTCCGTAACCGATGAAAAAGAAAGCGCAGAAACTGAACTATTTTTTAAAAGTTTCCCCAAGATTTACAAGTCTCTGGAAAATGACGCGAAAGCGATTTTCGATAATGATCCCGCGGCGAAAAGTACCGAAGAGGTCATGTTTTCTTATCCGGGATTTTTCGCAATTGCCGTTTACCGTTTTGCACATGAACTTTATAAAAACAAAATTCCACTCATCCCAAGAATATGGACGGAATTTGCGCACAGCAAAACGGGCATCGATATTAATCCGGGCGCGCAAATTGGCGAGCACTTTTTTATTGATCATGGCACCGGAATTGTGATTGGAGAAACTACAATCATTGGAAACCACGTAAAACTATATCAAGGCGTAACGCTGGGTGCACATTCGGTCACAAAAAATTTAGCCAATGTGAAAAGACATCCAACTATTGAAGATGGCGTCGTTATATATGCGAATGCCACCATACTTGGCGGTGATACGGTCATTGGAGAACATTCCGTCATTGGTGGAAATGTGTGGATCACAGAAAGCGTTCCCCCGAATTCGGTCGTTTTCCACAAAGGACAAGTCACGGTGAAAAATAAATTTCCCGCAAATGAACCCATCGTTTTTAGCATTTAA
- the cysK gene encoding cysteine synthase A → MKLNNILEAIGNTPLVKLSKIFPDHEVWMKLEKQNPGGSIKDRIALAMIDKAEKEGKINKDTVIIEPTSGNTGVGLAMVCAVKGYKLVLVMPESMSVERRKLMSSYGASFVLTPKEKGTSGAIAKAMEMADEIENSWVPQQFENEANPEIHAKTTAQEILNDFPEGVDYLITGVGTGGHITGVTEVLKEKFPNLKSFAVEPKDSPVISGGAPGPHPLQGIGAGFVPKVLNTEILDGTIEVEKEEAFEFTKRLAREEGILAGISTGSSLAAVNKKLADISKGATILTFNYDTGERYWSVEGLFEENHYKC, encoded by the coding sequence ATGAAACTGAATAATATATTAGAAGCCATAGGAAATACTCCTCTTGTGAAACTGAGTAAAATTTTTCCGGACCATGAGGTTTGGATGAAACTGGAAAAACAAAATCCCGGCGGAAGCATTAAAGATCGGATTGCATTGGCCATGATCGATAAAGCTGAAAAAGAAGGTAAAATCAATAAAGACACCGTAATTATTGAACCGACTTCGGGAAATACAGGAGTGGGCTTGGCAATGGTTTGTGCCGTAAAGGGTTATAAATTAGTATTGGTAATGCCAGAAAGTATGAGCGTGGAAAGGCGTAAACTCATGAGTTCGTACGGCGCTTCTTTCGTATTGACGCCGAAAGAAAAAGGAACTTCTGGTGCAATTGCCAAAGCGATGGAAATGGCCGACGAAATTGAAAACTCCTGGGTTCCACAACAATTTGAAAACGAAGCCAATCCAGAAATTCATGCGAAAACGACTGCACAGGAAATTTTAAATGATTTCCCAGAAGGTGTTGATTACCTGATTACCGGTGTTGGAACTGGTGGTCACATTACAGGTGTTACGGAAGTTTTAAAAGAGAAATTTCCCAATCTAAAAAGTTTTGCAGTGGAACCGAAAGATTCACCGGTGATTTCGGGCGGCGCTCCGGGACCGCATCCGTTGCAGGGAATTGGTGCTGGCTTTGTGCCAAAAGTTCTGAACACCGAAATATTAGATGGCACGATTGAAGTGGAAAAAGAGGAAGCTTTTGAATTCACAAAAAGACTCGCAAGGGAAGAAGGAATTTTAGCTGGAATTTCCACGGGATCTTCGCTCGCCGCAGTGAATAAAAAACTGGCCGATATTTCAAAAGGTGCAACAATACTCACCTTTAATTATGATACGGGCGAAAGATACTGGTCGGTAGAAGGACTTTTTGAAGAAAACCACTACAAATGCTAA
- a CDS encoding T9SS type A sorting domain-containing protein, with protein MKTQIYFKKIQQLFSLILLLFLISTNFSAQTNNCQGYTLTQGGWGAPNLDNPHVSYLYGSFAGAFPEGLSLGCETGYKLQLTSPAAVTDFLPSGGTPSALDSNYTNPGSTYSNTLAGQLISVMLAVGFDNYDTNFSSPTIPLGEYIFTSGAFEGMTVNQFLVLANNFMGGCGVSAYSATQFNQAATAINENYDEGNRDLGYLKCCALQIVVKYDPINCFGETTIVHVTATGGSSATVGTGDFPKGAGTYTFTVTDGNCSSSETITIGQPDQLEAKISKQTPIDCYGGKSDVTVTPSGGTLPYKYLWNDVDNSETASVSLGAGSYSVVITDKNGCSITMNVIITQPDQLTAEISKDPIKCYGGTSEVTVTASGGTPEYNYLWNDAANSTTASVNLGIGSYSVVITDANLCTVTKTVEITEQPTKLEVEISRDPIKCYGEKSTVTVTPSGGTPEYYYLWNDAAKSTTASVSLGAGTYSVVITDDNGCSITEDVIITQPDLLSAKLHSTEILCNGGNSTASVTITGGTAPYTYAWSNDGTGETSVYVAGSYSVTITDDNGCTATANGTIIQPDLLTLKLSTPALVCGNGTTNVSVTVQGGTPEYKYLWSDGSTGSSAMLPSGKFTVTVTDKNGCIATASGEVKTFDCGKFTTVTQGGWGAKAAGKNWGTFRNQYFAGAFPSGLTVGAGSSFLKLTTAKAVEDFLPSGSTPRALNPGTLVDPGGTYSNVLAGQVVALTLNVRFDEYVASFSPSSTLLGDMIVVSGTFKDWTVYQVLAEANKVLGGLPSMYSPSEMNSIVDAINNNYDGGKIDNGLLTCPCPGAAKTITAVAAIANPIVPEVASQVTLYPNPSNGEFNLKFDADRDSPVLVQVYDLTGKLIGDYSSKVTRNGNKASLNVSNGNLVGGLYLVKVKTSTTEKTIKLIIKK; from the coding sequence ATGAAAACACAAATTTATTTTAAGAAAATACAACAACTCTTCAGTTTAATTTTGTTGCTTTTTCTAATCAGTACTAATTTTTCTGCCCAGACCAATAATTGTCAGGGCTATACCCTCACGCAGGGAGGTTGGGGTGCTCCTAATTTAGATAATCCTCATGTAAGTTATCTTTATGGTAGTTTTGCAGGAGCTTTTCCTGAAGGTTTATCTTTAGGTTGCGAAACTGGTTATAAATTACAATTAACATCTCCAGCAGCAGTTACCGATTTTCTGCCTTCCGGTGGAACTCCATCTGCTCTGGATAGTAATTATACGAATCCTGGGTCAACCTATTCCAACACCTTAGCAGGACAATTGATTTCTGTAATGCTGGCTGTAGGTTTTGATAATTATGATACCAACTTTTCATCTCCAACCATTCCTTTAGGCGAATATATTTTTACAAGTGGTGCTTTTGAAGGAATGACAGTAAATCAATTTTTGGTATTAGCCAATAATTTTATGGGCGGCTGTGGCGTTTCCGCCTATTCCGCTACACAATTTAACCAAGCAGCAACAGCAATTAATGAAAATTATGATGAAGGAAATAGAGATTTGGGATATTTGAAATGCTGTGCTCTACAAATTGTTGTAAAGTACGACCCAATAAACTGTTTCGGTGAAACTACAATTGTTCATGTTACAGCAACTGGCGGCTCTTCTGCTACAGTGGGGACTGGTGACTTTCCTAAAGGTGCAGGTACTTACACCTTCACAGTTACAGATGGTAATTGTTCCTCAAGCGAAACAATTACGATTGGTCAACCAGATCAATTAGAAGCCAAAATATCAAAACAAACACCAATAGATTGTTACGGTGGCAAATCCGATGTAACAGTAACACCAAGTGGTGGAACTCTTCCATATAAGTATCTTTGGAACGATGTGGATAATTCAGAAACAGCTTCAGTAAGTTTAGGCGCAGGTTCTTACAGTGTAGTAATAACTGATAAAAATGGATGTTCAATAACTATGAATGTTATCATTACACAACCAGATCAATTAACAGCTGAAATATCTAAAGATCCAATAAAATGCTATGGTGGAACCTCTGAAGTAACCGTTACAGCAAGTGGTGGAACTCCTGAATATAATTATCTGTGGAATGATGCCGCAAATTCAACAACAGCATCAGTAAACTTAGGAATTGGTTCTTACAGTGTAGTTATTACAGATGCTAATTTATGTACAGTAACTAAAACTGTTGAGATCACTGAACAACCAACTAAATTAGAAGTTGAAATATCTAGAGATCCAATAAAATGTTACGGTGAAAAATCTACAGTAACAGTAACACCAAGTGGTGGAACTCCTGAATATTATTATCTATGGAATGATGCCGCAAAATCAACAACAGCTTCAGTAAGTTTAGGCGCAGGTACATACAGTGTAGTAATAACTGATGATAATGGATGTTCAATAACTGAAGATGTTATCATTACACAACCAGATTTATTGTCAGCTAAATTACATTCTACAGAAATTTTATGTAACGGTGGCAATTCAACAGCGAGCGTTACAATAACTGGTGGAACAGCTCCATATACTTACGCTTGGTCTAATGATGGAACTGGGGAGACATCAGTTTACGTTGCTGGTTCTTACAGTGTAACTATAACAGATGATAACGGTTGTACAGCTACCGCAAATGGTACGATTATTCAACCAGATCTATTAACTTTAAAACTTTCAACGCCGGCACTAGTATGCGGTAATGGAACAACCAATGTTAGCGTGACAGTACAAGGAGGAACTCCTGAATATAAGTACTTGTGGTCTGATGGCTCAACTGGGTCATCCGCAATGTTACCAAGCGGGAAATTTACAGTAACAGTAACAGACAAAAACGGCTGTATTGCAACTGCAAGTGGTGAAGTGAAAACTTTCGATTGTGGTAAATTTACAACCGTAACACAAGGTGGCTGGGGTGCAAAAGCTGCAGGTAAAAATTGGGGAACTTTTAGAAACCAATATTTTGCAGGAGCATTCCCATCTGGTTTAACAGTCGGTGCAGGTTCAAGCTTCTTGAAACTTACAACTGCGAAAGCTGTAGAAGATTTCTTGCCAAGTGGAAGTACTCCACGAGCATTGAATCCAGGTACATTAGTAGATCCAGGTGGAACATATTCTAATGTTTTAGCAGGTCAGGTGGTAGCATTAACTTTAAATGTGAGATTTGATGAATATGTCGCCAGTTTCTCTCCATCATCAACCCTTTTAGGTGATATGATCGTGGTTTCAGGAACATTTAAAGATTGGACAGTTTATCAAGTTCTAGCTGAAGCAAACAAAGTTCTTGGTGGTTTACCATCTATGTACTCTCCTTCAGAGATGAATTCGATCGTAGATGCTATTAACAACAATTACGATGGTGGTAAAATAGATAACGGTCTATTAACTTGTCCTTGCCCAGGTGCAGCGAAAACAATTACTGCAGTTGCCGCAATCGCAAATCCGATAGTGCCGGAAGTAGCCAGCCAGGTTACGCTGTATCCGAATCCTTCAAATGGAGAATTCAACCTCAAATTCGATGCTGACCGTGATAGCCCAGTACTTGTACAGGTTTACGATCTAACAGGTAAATTAATCGGAGATTACAGCAGTAAAGTTACACGAAATGGCAATAAAGCCAGTTTGAATGTAAGTAATGGCAATCTGGTAGGTGGTTTATATCTAGTGAAAGTTAAAACTTCAACTACTGAAAAAACCATTAAACTGATCATTAAAAAATAA